A window from Manis javanica isolate MJ-LG chromosome 10, MJ_LKY, whole genome shotgun sequence encodes these proteins:
- the LOC108402974 gene encoding keratin, type II cytoskeletal 2 oral-like — protein MNRQGCKKSFGGGSQGFSGRSAMVSGSSRMSCVARSGGASGGACGVRGGTGGFGSRSLYSLGGSKSISISVAGGARAGGFGGGRNSCGGGFGGGYGGGFGGGRGMGGGFGMAGGFGGAGGFGGVGGFGAAGGFGGAGGFGGAGGFGGPGGFGGPGGFGGPGGFGPGGFPGGIHEVTINQSLLQPLNVEIDPKIGQVKAQEWEQIKTLNNKFASFIDKVRFLEQQNQVLETKWELLQKQTTGSGSGPNNLEPFFESYISFLNRQLDSAVGERGNLEGELKSMQDLVEDFKKKYEDEINKRTAAENEFVGLKKDVDAAYMNKVELQVKVDSLTDELNFLRTLYEMELSHMQSHVSDTSVVLSMDNNRCLDLDSIIAEVRAQYEEIAQRSKAEAEALYQTKLGELQTTAGKHGDDLKSTKSEIMELNRMIQRLRAEIENVKKQNTNLQAAIAEAEQRGELALKDANGKLQELQAALQKAKDDLARMLREYQELMNVKLALDVEIATYRKLLEGEECRMSGECQSAVCISVVSNVTSTNSSSGVSQGGFGGASGSSSGSYSGVSSGRAGSGGVGSGGVSGGVSGRVKGSYGGSSGGVSGSASGTRASGSVSQRGAGSSSAGIQTSGGSGYQTGSGGGTSTRFSQSISSSQYCSK, from the exons ATGAACAGACAAGGCTGCAAGAAATCCTTTGGTGGCGGGAGCCAGGGCTTCTCCGGCCGCTCCGCCATGGTCTCCGGCAGCAGCAGGATGAGCTGTGTGGCCCGCTCGGGAGGCGCCAGTGGTGGGGCCTGTGGGGTCCGGGGCGGAACAGGTGGCTTTGGCAGTCGCAGCCTCTACAGCCTGGGCGGCAGCAAGAGCATCTCCATCAGCGTGGCTGGGGGTGCCCGGGCCGGGGGCTTTGGGGGAGGGCGTAACAGCTGTGGTGGTGGCTTTGGGGGTGGTTATGGAGGTGGCTTTGGGGGTGGCAGAGGAATGGGAGGCGGCTTTGGAATGGCTGGTGGGTTTGGAGGGGCTGGTGGCTTTGGTGGAGTTGGTGGGTTTGGAGCGGCTGGTGGGTTTGGAGGGGCTGGTGGCTTTGGTGGAGCTGGTGGCTTTGGAGGTCCCGGTGGCTTTGGAGGTCCTGGTGGCTTTGGTGGGCCAGGTGGCTTTGGCCCTGGTGGCTTCCCTGGAGGAATCCACGAGGTGACTATCAACCAGAGCCTCCTGCAGCCCCTCAATGTGGAGATCGACCCCAAGATTGGGCAAGTAAAGGCCCAGGAGTGGGAGCAGATCAAGACCCTCAACAACAAGTTCGCCTCCTTTATTGACAAG GTGCGGTTCCTGGAGCAGCAGAACCAGGTCCTGGAGACCAAGTGGGAGCTGCTGCAGAAGCAGACCACAGGCTCCGGCTCGGGCCCCAACAACTTGGAGCCTTTCTTTGAATCTTACATCAGCTTCCTGAACAGGCAGCTGGATTCGGCCGTAGGGGAGAGAGGGAACTTGGAAGGGGAGCTGAAGAGCATGCAGGACCTTGTggaggacttcaaaaaaaa GTACGAAGACGAGATCAACAAACGCACTGCGGCAGAGAACGAGTTTGTGGGCCTCAAGAAG GATGTGGATGCGGCCTACATGAACAAGGTGGAGCTACAGGTGAAGGTGGACAGTCTGACAGATGAACTCAACTTCCTGAGGACCCTCTATGAGATG GAGCTGTCCCACATGCAGAGCCACGTCAGTGACACCTCTGTGGTCCTGTCCATGGACAACAACCGCTGCCTGGACCTGGACAGCATCATTGCGGAGGTCCGCGCCCAGTACGAGGAGATCGCCCAGAGGAGCAAGGCCGAGGCCGAGGCCCTGTACCAGACCAAG CTTGGGGAGCTGCAGACCACGGCTGGCAAGCATGGGGATGACCTGAAGAGCACCAAGAGTGAGATCATGGAGCTCAACAGGATGATCCAGAGGCTGCGGGCCGAGATTGAGAATGTCAAGAAGCAG AATACCAACCTGCAGGCGGCCATTGCAGAAGCTGAGCAGCGTGGGGAGCTGGCCCTCAAGGATGCCAATGGCAAGCTCCAAGAGCTGCAGGCTGCCCTACAGAAGGCCAAAGATGACCTGGCTCGGATGCTGCGGGAGTATCAGGAGTTGATGAATGTTAAACTTGCCCTGGACGTGGAGATTGCCACCTACCGCAAGCTGCTAGAGGGAGAGGAGTGCAG GATGTCTGGAGAGTGTCAGAGTGCTGTATGTATTT CGGTGGTCAGCAACGTCACAAGCACAAACAGCAGCTCCGGGGTCAGCCAAGGAGGCTTCGGAGGGGCCAGtggcagcagcagtggcagcTACAGCGGCGTGAGCAGCGGGAGAGCGGGCAGTGGAGGTGTGGGCAGTGGAGGCGTGAGCGGCGGCGTGAGCGGCAGGGTTAAGGGCAGCTACGGAGGGAGCAGCGGCGGTGTGAGCGGCAGCGCCAGTGGGACCAGGGCCAGCGGCTCCGTGAGCCAGAGAGGGGCTGGCTCCAGCTCTGCGGGCATCCAGACCTCTGGAGGCAGTGGTTACCAGACTGGCAGTGGAGGTGGCACCAGTACCCGCTTCTCTCAGTCCATCAGCTCGAGCCAGTACTGCTCCAAGTGA